A window of Rhodothermales bacterium contains these coding sequences:
- a CDS encoding tetratricopeptide repeat protein has product MPKPLSNHDRVVKAVIREFEYYSEGFFAGETLAGGIRLWRDFAASVDLSATRKPEIWAGALLYLYDRLQAGRMSQEDVAIYVDVSAISISKKYREIAETLGVVWADPRYLTEGRRRNILRLIGAVPEDLSVLESLREHRGAASEESLSYRLDLAMEEAVRGMDAYRMEQVETAKQHFYAALELDDYLMVAHNGLARIAMDEDLLDESEAYFRKSASIARETMPSLTPEAFDLEDELQQAVYLEALQGLGVIYMESGRFREAAAEFEEIHRLHTGDNSDTAYLLGPIHHVLGDRDRASHWYGEVNEYMEVDLIEPHVLLSYGQFEWESGRLERALEVWRLCFFGNIYLAPMLLGLPLPEGPLWHFHPFEGPDYAEDSMLLWGDLWRRDPRMGHLLRRLWFDADIAADRERWLQLGKTLAAEAEAMERTGDVAGMNTFKRRYDAQQAIEVTPVSPGTLKRMRLGEILKN; this is encoded by the coding sequence CGACCGCGTCGTCAAGGCCGTTATCCGCGAGTTTGAGTATTATTCCGAGGGTTTTTTTGCGGGCGAGACCCTCGCTGGCGGCATCCGGCTCTGGCGAGACTTTGCCGCCAGCGTGGACCTGAGTGCTACCCGAAAACCGGAGATATGGGCAGGAGCGCTGCTGTATCTATACGACCGCCTCCAGGCCGGCAGGATGTCGCAGGAGGATGTGGCCATCTATGTGGATGTGAGTGCGATCTCCATCAGCAAGAAGTACCGGGAGATCGCGGAGACGCTCGGGGTGGTCTGGGCGGATCCGCGGTACCTGACGGAAGGGCGCCGCCGGAATATTCTGCGTCTGATTGGGGCTGTTCCCGAAGATCTGTCGGTGCTCGAGTCCTTGCGTGAACATCGCGGCGCGGCCTCGGAGGAGTCCCTGTCCTACCGGCTGGACCTGGCGATGGAGGAAGCCGTCAGGGGTATGGACGCCTACAGGATGGAACAGGTGGAAACAGCGAAACAGCATTTTTACGCCGCGCTAGAACTCGACGACTACCTGATGGTGGCGCACAACGGCCTGGCCCGGATTGCGATGGATGAAGATCTTTTGGACGAATCCGAGGCCTATTTCCGCAAGAGTGCTTCGATAGCGCGCGAAACCATGCCTTCCCTGACGCCTGAAGCGTTCGATCTGGAAGATGAACTGCAGCAGGCGGTGTATCTGGAGGCGCTCCAAGGGCTGGGGGTGATATACATGGAATCGGGCCGTTTTCGCGAGGCCGCGGCGGAGTTCGAGGAGATCCACAGGCTCCACACCGGCGATAATTCCGACACGGCGTATTTGCTGGGGCCCATCCATCATGTCCTCGGCGATCGGGATCGGGCAAGCCACTGGTACGGCGAAGTGAACGAGTACATGGAAGTAGACCTGATCGAGCCGCACGTCTTGCTGTCGTACGGGCAGTTCGAATGGGAATCCGGCCGGCTCGAGCGCGCCCTGGAGGTGTGGCGGTTGTGCTTTTTTGGCAACATCTATCTGGCGCCGATGCTGCTCGGACTCCCCCTTCCCGAGGGGCCCCTGTGGCACTTCCACCCCTTCGAAGGGCCCGACTACGCCGAGGACAGTATGCTTCTATGGGGTGATCTGTGGCGTCGGGATCCACGCATGGGGCACCTCCTGCGCCGGCTCTGGTTCGATGCCGACATCGCGGCCGATAGAGAGCGCTGGCTCCAGTTGGGCAAGACGTTGGCTGCCGAGGCCGAGGCGATGGAACGGACAGGCGACGTCGCCGGCATGAATACGTTTAAACGCCGCTACGATGCTCAGCAAGCCATCGAGGTGACGCCGGTT